The following are encoded in a window of Castanea sativa cultivar Marrone di Chiusa Pesio chromosome 9, ASM4071231v1 genomic DNA:
- the LOC142609046 gene encoding uncharacterized protein LOC142609046, translating to MPQVEAYDGSKDPLDHLETFKTLMHLQGVADEIMCRAFPTMLKGPTRVWFSKFTPNSISIFKDLSAQFALHFIGGHKFKKYTACLMNIKQREEETLRSYIAYFNKEALSIDEVDNKILMAAFMNGLRKGKFLFSLNKNDPKNMLDVLYKATKYMNVDDVLLVGEEKPRKRERQEDMQ from the coding sequence ATGCCACAAGTAGAGGCTTATGATGGATCTAAGGATCCCTTGGATCACCTAGAGACTTTCAAGACCTTGATGCACTTGCAAGGGGTAgcagacgagatcatgtgcagggcCTTCCCCACTATGTTGAAAGGACCCACAAGGGTTTGGTTCAGCAAGTTTACACCCAACTCCATTAGTATCTTCAAGGACTTGAGCGCCCAATTTGCCTTGCACTTTATCGGGGGACACAAGTTTAAAAAGTACACTGCCTGCCTAATGAACATCAAGCAACGAGAAGAAGAAACGCTAAGATCTTACATTGCCTACTTCAACAAAGAGGCCCTCTCGATTGATGAAGTTGACAACAAGATACTCATGGCCGCATTCATGAATGGGCTACGGAAgggtaagtttttattttctctaaacAAAAATGACCCAAAGAATATGTTAGATGTACTCTACAAGGCAACTAAGTACATGAACGTAGATGACGTGCTGCTAGTCGGAGAGGAGAAGCCtaggaaaagggaaagacaagaGGACATGCAATAG